One genomic segment of Arthrobacter sp. zg-Y1110 includes these proteins:
- a CDS encoding DUF3099 domain-containing protein yields MARDTNRGESVPRITDAPSPHTDEMRARMIKYSVSMGIRVVCLFLMFFVHGWLLWVVIAGAVVLPYFAVIIANGGSDTRLMTGSDAMIERPPATALDAPRVAEEPGESPETTVLSGEIVDNDDINDNEDKA; encoded by the coding sequence ATGGCTAGGGACACAAACCGCGGGGAGAGCGTCCCCAGAATCACCGACGCGCCCAGCCCGCACACGGACGAAATGCGCGCCCGCATGATCAAGTACAGCGTGTCCATGGGCATCCGTGTGGTCTGCCTGTTCCTGATGTTCTTCGTGCACGGCTGGTTGCTGTGGGTGGTGATTGCCGGAGCGGTGGTGCTCCCCTACTTCGCGGTCATCATCGCCAACGGAGGCTCGGATACCCGGCTGATGACCGGCTCGGATGCGATGATAGAGCGTCCGCCGGCCACCGCGCTGGACGCTCCGCGGGTGGCCGAAGAACCCGGTGAAAGTCCCGAAACCACTGTGTTGTCGGGCGAAATCGTAGACAACGACGACATCAATGACAACGAAGACAAGGCCTGA
- a CDS encoding beta-ketoacyl-ACP reductase, whose translation MQNTTENESGRSVLVTGGNRGIGLAIAKAFLAAGDRVAITYRSGEVPDGMLGVKADVTDMASVDAAFTEVEAAHGPVEVLVANAGITRDTLLLRMSEDDFADVIDTNLTGAFRVVKRASKGMLRMKKGRVVLISSVVGLYGSPGQINYAASKSGLIGIARSLTRELGSRNITANVVAPGFINTDMTRALPEDTQKNYLSSIPAGRFAEPEEVANVVRWIAGDEAGYISGAVIPVDGGLGMGH comes from the coding sequence GTGCAGAACACAACAGAAAACGAGTCCGGCCGCAGCGTCCTGGTGACCGGAGGAAACCGCGGAATCGGGCTGGCTATTGCCAAGGCGTTCCTGGCCGCAGGTGACCGCGTGGCCATCACGTACCGCAGCGGCGAGGTCCCCGACGGGATGCTGGGCGTCAAGGCGGATGTGACGGATATGGCATCGGTCGATGCCGCATTTACCGAGGTGGAGGCCGCGCACGGACCGGTTGAAGTCCTCGTGGCCAATGCCGGGATTACCCGGGACACGCTGCTGCTGCGGATGAGTGAAGACGATTTCGCCGACGTCATCGACACCAACCTCACCGGCGCCTTCCGGGTGGTCAAGCGCGCCTCCAAGGGCATGCTCCGGATGAAGAAGGGCCGGGTAGTGCTGATCTCCTCGGTGGTCGGGCTGTACGGTTCACCCGGGCAGATCAACTACGCCGCCTCCAAGTCCGGGCTGATCGGTATCGCCCGTTCCCTCACCCGCGAACTGGGTTCCCGCAACATCACGGCCAACGTCGTGGCCCCGGGCTTCATCAACACCGACATGACCCGCGCCCTGCCCGAGGACACGCAGAAGAACTACCTGTCCTCCATCCCCGCCGGCCGGTTCGCCGAGCCGGAGGAAGTTGCCAACGTAGTGCGCTGGATTGCGGGTGACGAGGCAGGCTACATTTCCGGTGCAGTCATCCCGGTCGACGGCGGCCTGGGCATGGGGCACTAG